One genomic region from Marmota flaviventris isolate mMarFla1 chromosome 6, mMarFla1.hap1, whole genome shotgun sequence encodes:
- the Rpl7l1 gene encoding ribosomal protein uL30-like: MAEEEQRKKIPLVPENLLKKRKAYQALKATQAKQALLAKKERKGKEFRFKRLESFLHDSWRQKRDHVRIRRLEVKPHALEVPDKHSLAFVVRIQRIDGVSLLVQRTIARLRLKKIFSGVFVKVTPKSLKMLRIVEPYVTWGFPNLKSVRELILKRGQARVKNKTIPLTDNTMIEEHLGKFDVICLEDLIHEIAFPGKHFWEISGFLCPFHLSVARHATKNRVGFLKEMGLPGYRGERINQLIRQLN, translated from the exons ATGGCGGAGGAAGA GCAAAGAAAAAAGATCCCTTTGGTTCCAGAAAATCTCCTGAAAAAGAGGAAGGCTTATCAGGCCCTCAAAGCTACCCAGGCAAAGCAGGCACTTTTGGCAAAGAAGGAG agaaaaggaaaagaattcagATTTAAGCGACTGGAATCATTCCTACATGATTCTTGGCGGCAGAAACGTGACCACGTGCGCATCAGACGACTAGAAGTGAAACCTCATGCTTTGGAAGTACCTGATAAACATTCCTTGGCCTTTGTTGTACGCATCCAAAG GATTGATGGGGTGAGTTTACTGGTGCAGAGGACCATTGCAAGACTTCgtctgaagaaaatatttagtggTGTCTTTGTTAAAGTCACCCCCAAAAGCCTAAAAATGCTACGGATAGTAGAACCTTACGTGACCTGGGG ATTTCCAAATCTGAAGTCTGTCCGGGAACTCATCTTGAAACGTGGACAAGCAAGGGTCAAGAATAAGACCATCCCCCTGACAGACAACACAATGATTGAGGAGCATCTGG ggaAGTTTGATGTCATTTGTCTGGAAGACCTCATTCATGAAATTGCCTTCCCGGGGAAGCATTTTTGGGAGATCTCTGGATTCTTGTGCCCTTTCCACCTCTCTGTTGCTCGTCATGCTACCAAAAATAGAGTGGGTTTCCTCAAGGAGATGGGCTTACCTGGCTATAGGGGAGAACGCATCAATCAGCTCATCCGCCAGCTGAACTAA